One region of Streptomyces sp. CG4 genomic DNA includes:
- a CDS encoding DUF5994 family protein — translation MTATIPFTPAVEARAPSSSPLRLTLAPAVAPPALIDGAWWPRSRNLTEQLPALVECLDPLWGRITRVAVSRTFWPVIPGEVPAHGHMVRVGWSNAGQDPHKLLLLSYTFGCWNLLVIPPETDPATAARLMVTATDPSRNLTASGLMQEAESFRAMAEDEADSDSLREAVWESEGGHDARHPASRTPAEAVMCHVPTPAAGV, via the coding sequence ATGACCGCGACCATTCCGTTCACACCCGCAGTCGAAGCCCGGGCCCCTTCCTCGTCACCCCTCCGACTCACGCTGGCGCCGGCCGTCGCCCCTCCGGCCCTGATCGACGGTGCCTGGTGGCCTCGTTCGCGCAACCTGACGGAGCAACTCCCGGCGCTCGTCGAATGTCTCGACCCGCTGTGGGGACGGATCACCCGGGTAGCGGTGAGCCGCACGTTCTGGCCGGTCATTCCAGGAGAAGTGCCTGCGCACGGCCACATGGTGCGCGTCGGCTGGTCCAACGCCGGGCAAGACCCGCACAAGCTGTTGCTGCTGTCCTACACGTTCGGCTGCTGGAACCTGCTGGTGATCCCACCGGAGACAGACCCGGCCACCGCGGCCCGGCTCATGGTCACGGCCACCGACCCGTCACGGAACCTCACGGCGAGCGGCCTGATGCAGGAGGCCGAAAGCTTCCGGGCCATGGCAGAGGACGAGGCCGACTCGGACTCGCTCCGGGAGGCGGTCTGGGAATCCGAAGGCGGACACGACGCCCGCCACCCGGCCTCACGTACTCCTGCTGAAGCGGTCATGTGCCACGTGCCGACCCCGGCAGCAGGAGTGTGA
- a CDS encoding DUF5994 family protein, whose product MDNTEGISHAGFHAGSFSARDEPRFAAKAARRRVRIMSATLHQPLPHHEPVAAPAVRLALKSDGPPRGLLDGAWWPRSRDLLSELPALTDVLDPLWGRITRIAVNPKCWPVIPHEIPVGGHVVKVGWFTPEIDPHKLLLLSYGTGRWDLLVIPPETEAESAARLMAAASDYDGPPLTASALIAADKTRHAVAAADRPLEPDEAGKHEDGPSPAAVPARTGRVSRLIIGM is encoded by the coding sequence GTGGACAACACCGAGGGCATTTCGCACGCCGGCTTCCACGCCGGGTCGTTCTCGGCGAGAGATGAACCCCGGTTCGCCGCGAAGGCGGCCCGGAGACGGGTCCGCATCATGTCGGCGACCTTGCACCAACCCCTGCCACACCACGAGCCCGTCGCAGCCCCGGCCGTGCGTCTCGCGCTGAAGAGCGACGGTCCGCCCCGCGGCCTCCTGGACGGTGCCTGGTGGCCCCGCTCCCGGGACCTGCTGAGCGAGCTGCCCGCACTGACCGATGTGCTGGACCCCTTGTGGGGCCGCATCACCCGCATCGCCGTCAACCCGAAGTGCTGGCCGGTCATCCCGCACGAGATTCCCGTGGGCGGTCATGTCGTCAAGGTCGGCTGGTTCACCCCGGAGATCGACCCGCACAAGCTGCTGCTGCTCTCCTACGGCACCGGCCGCTGGGATCTGCTGGTCATCCCACCCGAGACCGAGGCTGAGTCGGCGGCCCGCCTGATGGCGGCCGCGTCCGACTACGACGGTCCGCCGCTGACCGCAAGCGCTCTCATCGCCGCGGACAAGACCCGGCACGCCGTCGCCGCCGCCGACCGGCCACTCGAACCGGACGAGGCAGGGAAGCACGAGGACGGCCCCTCCCCTGCGGCCGTTCCGGCACGGACCGGCCGCGTCAGTCGCCTGATCATCGGCATGTGA
- a CDS encoding slipin family protein: MQALIVLIVVIGLLAVLALALSVKVVKQYEKGVLFRFGRLVGTRSPGLRFIIPFVDALHRVSLRVVTMPIQSQGIITRDNVSVDVSAVAYFRVVDAVKSVVAVENVNAAINQIAQTTLRKVVGRHTLDETLSETDRINLDIRQILDVTTVDWGVQVTLVELKDIQLPDTMKRAMARQAEAEREKRAKIINAEGESLAAAALGDASDTMMAHPLALQLRNLQSLVEIGVDQNTTVVFPAPLMSTIGELGSFLARETAAAAPAAAAPPAGTGRTDKSLSPADNAPGTAA; encoded by the coding sequence ATGCAAGCCCTGATCGTTCTCATCGTCGTGATCGGCCTCCTGGCCGTCCTGGCCCTCGCCCTGTCCGTGAAGGTCGTCAAGCAGTACGAGAAGGGAGTGCTGTTCCGCTTCGGCCGACTCGTCGGAACACGCTCCCCGGGGCTGCGGTTCATCATCCCGTTCGTCGACGCCCTGCACCGGGTGTCGCTGCGGGTCGTCACCATGCCGATCCAGTCCCAGGGCATCATCACCCGGGACAACGTGAGCGTGGACGTGTCGGCGGTCGCCTACTTCCGGGTCGTCGACGCCGTGAAGTCGGTCGTCGCCGTCGAGAACGTCAACGCGGCGATCAACCAGATCGCCCAGACCACCCTGCGGAAGGTCGTCGGCCGGCACACGCTCGACGAGACGCTGTCGGAGACGGACCGTATCAACCTGGACATCCGCCAGATCCTCGACGTCACCACCGTCGACTGGGGTGTGCAGGTCACGCTGGTCGAGCTCAAGGACATCCAGCTGCCCGACACCATGAAGCGCGCCATGGCCCGCCAGGCCGAGGCCGAGCGGGAGAAGCGAGCGAAGATCATCAACGCTGAGGGCGAGTCCCTGGCCGCAGCCGCGCTCGGCGACGCCTCGGACACCATGATGGCCCACCCCCTGGCGCTTCAACTGCGCAATCTCCAGAGCCTGGTGGAGATCGGTGTCGACCAGAACACCACCGTCGTCTTCCCGGCCCCCCTCATGAGCACGATCGGCGAGCTCGGCTCCTTCCTCGCCCGGGAAACCGCGGCCGCTGCACCCGCCGCGGCAGCGCCACCGGCCGGCACCGGCCGCACCGACAAGTCCCTCAGCCCGGCCGACAACGCGCCCGGCACCGCGGCGTGA
- a CDS encoding ATP-binding protein: MTGWRVRNYTQDDLEALIRVDMESSTTEEPPLFPLSDAVTALQARHPAVVATADDVLIGAAVSRVEGERAWLLRICMAPTWRQRGLGSALITALDQRLFAAGVRAVHAVLPEGETGATALRNCDFGARPGLVFFEKRGPVTPQSAGTLSSLGAELPPGGLWQKVAGMQREKQLIERRLVLPLAHPELAAQHGVELPRAVMLFGPPGTGKSTFAHAIASRLGWPFLELFPARLAAEYGLATGLNRRFDEIARLDHVLVFIDEVEEIAGERGGADATAVGVVNELLKAIVRFRSQDGRLLVCATNNVTTLDSAFLRHGRFDYVLPIGPPDHTARTALWESYLARAGARADSAVLASASEGFTPADIAHAARTVSQAQFERTFDTGSRTTPTTDDYLDTIRDTKPTVSSAMAQEFAQQTEKYARI; the protein is encoded by the coding sequence ATGACGGGTTGGCGGGTCAGGAACTATACCCAGGACGATCTCGAAGCGCTGATCCGAGTCGACATGGAGAGCAGCACGACCGAGGAGCCGCCGCTCTTCCCGCTCTCGGACGCCGTGACGGCCCTCCAGGCCCGCCACCCGGCTGTGGTGGCCACGGCCGACGACGTGCTGATCGGCGCCGCGGTGAGCAGGGTGGAGGGCGAACGGGCATGGCTCCTGCGCATCTGCATGGCGCCCACCTGGCGGCAGCGCGGGCTGGGCAGTGCCCTGATCACTGCCCTTGACCAACGGCTCTTCGCCGCCGGCGTCCGAGCGGTGCACGCCGTCCTTCCCGAGGGCGAGACCGGTGCCACCGCCCTGCGCAACTGCGACTTCGGCGCCCGCCCCGGGCTCGTCTTCTTCGAAAAGCGCGGGCCGGTGACCCCGCAGTCGGCCGGCACGCTGTCCTCGCTCGGAGCGGAGCTGCCGCCAGGGGGACTGTGGCAGAAGGTCGCGGGCATGCAACGGGAGAAGCAGCTCATCGAGCGGCGCCTGGTCCTGCCGCTGGCCCATCCCGAACTGGCCGCCCAGCACGGAGTGGAGCTGCCACGGGCGGTGATGCTGTTCGGCCCGCCCGGGACCGGCAAGAGCACGTTCGCGCACGCGATCGCCAGCCGCCTGGGATGGCCCTTCCTCGAACTGTTCCCCGCCCGTCTGGCCGCCGAGTACGGCCTGGCGACCGGGCTGAACCGGCGCTTCGACGAGATCGCCCGGCTCGACCACGTCCTCGTCTTCATCGACGAGGTCGAGGAGATCGCCGGCGAACGCGGCGGCGCGGACGCGACCGCTGTCGGCGTCGTCAACGAACTGCTCAAGGCGATCGTCCGGTTCCGAAGCCAGGACGGACGGCTGCTCGTCTGTGCCACGAACAACGTGACCACGCTCGACTCCGCGTTCCTGCGGCACGGCCGCTTCGACTACGTGCTGCCGATCGGCCCTCCCGACCACACCGCCAGGACCGCACTGTGGGAGAGCTACCTGGCCCGAGCGGGCGCGCGGGCCGACAGCGCGGTACTCGCGTCCGCCAGCGAGGGGTTCACCCCCGCCGACATCGCCCACGCGGCGCGAACCGTCTCCCAGGCCCAGTTCGAGCGCACCTTCGACACCGGATCCCGGACCACCCCCACCACCGACGACTACCTGGACACGATCCGCGACACCAAGCCCACGGTCAGCTCTGCCATGGCCCAGGAATTCGCCCAGCAAACGGAAAAGTACGCCCGCATCTAG
- a CDS encoding DUF5994 family protein, with protein MADSDTPDLPRLLPDAVHRSVKPGTALLRLETTHSREGVLDGAWWPRSRDIGAELPSLISALTEHLGPVIRVGLDGSAWDELPTRVMVDGRVVHIDSFPVGDDTVLITRGDQDHFSLMLVPPDTSPDAARAAMARAVRADNVTEAKQILIDTGGGMPPAPA; from the coding sequence ATGGCCGACTCAGACACCCCCGACCTCCCCAGGCTCCTGCCGGACGCCGTCCACCGGTCGGTGAAACCCGGCACGGCCCTGCTGAGGCTGGAGACGACACACTCACGCGAGGGAGTCCTGGACGGCGCATGGTGGCCGCGGTCCCGGGACATCGGCGCCGAACTCCCCTCGCTGATCTCCGCGTTGACCGAGCACCTCGGACCTGTCATCCGGGTCGGTCTGGACGGCAGCGCCTGGGACGAACTGCCGACCCGGGTGATGGTCGACGGCCGAGTCGTCCACATCGATTCCTTCCCGGTAGGTGACGACACCGTCCTCATCACCCGGGGCGACCAGGACCATTTCTCCCTGATGCTGGTCCCTCCGGACACGTCGCCCGACGCGGCACGCGCCGCGATGGCCAGGGCCGTACGGGCCGACAACGTCACCGAGGCCAAACAGATCCTCATCGATACGGGCGGCGGCATGCCTCCTGCGCCGGCCTGA
- a CDS encoding DUF5994 family protein — protein sequence MSVTIDRTTSGRRAPSLPARLSLTPAPGGLDGTWWPRSRALTRELPPLTAALGDLWGRITRITVNPTYWPLIPRRVSVAGRTVRVGWSTEEQDPHRLTFFSADGRRDVLVIPPETGADAAAQLMAGDGIDAPARKEAADRIDARIREEAWETDGGAGRPSSLPRPIGSTGRLPAGQRR from the coding sequence ATGTCCGTGACCATCGACCGTACGACATCGGGCAGGCGCGCGCCGTCGCTGCCAGCTCGCCTGTCCCTGACGCCCGCGCCGGGCGGGCTGGACGGCACGTGGTGGCCTCGTTCCCGTGCCCTCACGCGTGAGCTGCCACCCTTGACGGCCGCACTGGGCGACCTCTGGGGTCGCATTACGCGTATCACGGTGAACCCGACCTACTGGCCCTTGATCCCGCGTCGGGTGTCCGTCGCCGGACGCACGGTGCGTGTGGGCTGGTCCACCGAAGAGCAGGATCCGCACAGACTGACCTTCTTCTCCGCCGATGGCCGCCGGGATGTGCTGGTGATTCCGCCGGAAACCGGTGCGGATGCCGCCGCGCAGCTGATGGCGGGCGACGGTATCGATGCCCCGGCCCGGAAGGAAGCAGCAGACAGGATCGACGCCCGGATCAGGGAAGAAGCGTGGGAGACCGACGGCGGAGCAGGTCGGCCGTCGTCCCTGCCCCGGCCCATCGGCTCGACAGGGCGTTTGCCCGCCGGCCAACGGAGGTGA
- a CDS encoding magnesium transporter CorA family protein: MVTRTRLYHDGTLVLEDFPASDVSAHLADPASVLWLDLYRPGPAEFTMLGQEFGIHELALEDAVQRGQRPKLDRYRTHEFLSAYSVTVSPDDAELSYSEIAVFLTSQAVITVRKDDGFNIENVVSRWDESPDLAGHGVGFLLHGLLDHLVDGHFVAVQQLDDSIEELEGLLFVAGRREIEAVQRRAFALRKSLVQLRRVVLPMREVVNTLMRPGLHVITDPLVPYYQDVYDHVLRATEWTESLRDLVASVMETNLSVQANSMNLIMKKVTSWAAIIAVPTAITGYYGQNLPFPGFGRQSGFITSAAVIVVLSAVLYLTFKRKDWL, from the coding sequence ATGGTGACGCGCACCCGGCTGTATCACGACGGCACTCTCGTCCTGGAGGACTTTCCCGCCAGTGACGTCTCCGCGCATCTCGCCGACCCGGCGTCGGTCCTGTGGTTGGACCTGTACCGGCCCGGGCCTGCCGAGTTCACCATGCTCGGCCAGGAGTTCGGCATCCACGAACTCGCTCTGGAGGACGCCGTACAGCGTGGGCAGCGGCCGAAACTCGACCGCTATCGCACCCACGAGTTCCTCAGCGCCTATTCCGTCACCGTCAGCCCGGACGATGCGGAACTGTCATACAGCGAGATCGCCGTATTCCTCACCAGCCAGGCCGTGATCACCGTCCGCAAGGATGACGGCTTCAACATCGAGAACGTCGTCAGCCGCTGGGACGAGAGCCCGGACCTGGCCGGCCACGGTGTCGGATTCCTGCTGCACGGCCTGCTCGACCATCTCGTGGACGGCCACTTCGTCGCGGTCCAGCAGCTGGACGACAGCATCGAGGAGCTGGAGGGTCTGCTCTTCGTGGCCGGGCGCCGTGAGATCGAAGCCGTGCAACGCCGGGCCTTCGCGCTGCGCAAATCGCTCGTCCAGTTGCGCCGCGTCGTGCTCCCGATGCGGGAGGTGGTCAACACCCTCATGCGCCCTGGCCTGCACGTGATCACCGACCCTCTCGTCCCGTATTACCAGGACGTCTACGACCACGTGCTGCGTGCCACCGAATGGACGGAATCGCTGCGGGACCTGGTGGCCTCGGTCATGGAGACGAACCTCTCGGTCCAGGCCAACAGCATGAACCTGATCATGAAGAAGGTGACGAGCTGGGCCGCGATCATCGCCGTACCCACCGCGATCACCGGCTACTACGGCCAGAATCTCCCCTTCCCCGGTTTCGGCCGCCAGTCCGGATTCATCACCTCGGCAGCCGTCATCGTGGTCTTGTCCGCCGTGCTGTATCTGACGTTCAAGCGCAAGGACTGGCTCTGA
- a CDS encoding response regulator transcription factor has protein sequence MTIRVLLADDQPVVRAGLRMLINDIPDIEIVGEAGTGAEAVRLAGDLHPDVVVMDIRMPVMDGIEATRLIKAETSVSVIILTTFDDDENVYASLHAGASGFLIKDMVLDDIVTAVRVVAAGDALIAPGVTRRLIQEFTGRGAAPARRRREIKGITEREREVLTLIGRGMSNAEIAAHLYISMATTKSHVARLLTKLDARDRVQLVIAAYESGLA, from the coding sequence ATGACGATCCGTGTGCTCCTTGCCGACGACCAGCCGGTGGTCCGCGCCGGACTGCGCATGCTGATCAACGACATCCCGGACATCGAGATCGTCGGGGAAGCCGGAACCGGCGCCGAGGCGGTCCGGCTGGCCGGCGATCTCCACCCCGACGTCGTCGTGATGGACATCCGGATGCCTGTCATGGACGGCATCGAGGCCACCCGGCTCATCAAGGCAGAAACCTCGGTGAGCGTGATCATCCTCACGACCTTCGACGACGACGAGAACGTCTACGCCTCGCTGCACGCCGGCGCGAGCGGCTTCCTGATCAAGGACATGGTGCTGGACGACATCGTGACGGCGGTCCGCGTCGTCGCCGCCGGCGACGCCCTGATCGCACCCGGCGTCACCCGGCGCCTCATCCAGGAGTTCACCGGCCGGGGTGCTGCGCCCGCCCGGCGCCGACGTGAGATCAAGGGGATCACCGAACGCGAACGCGAAGTGCTGACCCTCATCGGACGCGGCATGTCCAACGCCGAGATCGCCGCCCATCTGTACATCAGCATGGCCACCACCAAGAGCCATGTGGCGCGCCTGCTGACCAAGCTCGATGCCCGCGATCGAGTCCAACTCGTCATCGCCGCCTACGAGTCAGGCCTGGCCTGA
- a CDS encoding sensor histidine kinase yields MRPRLLTPAALLRRLSPDPLTALGWCAVPVFALILYTEMPQPTHPVFLPSGHFVHIGRWALVGLALLMAWPVGWGSRRPLPVLAVLLTEAVMARVCGDTTWPLFLAADVLVFYTAVTRSRRAAVAAVAGVLAVWALVATALVPRAAAFEVLTGPWSVLVVATAVAWLLGSWIRLRQDHAEALRAQAATQAVQAERLRIAREMHDTVAHSIGAIAIQAGAAKRAVDSQPDGVREALGIIEQTSRETLTGLRRMLGVLREAESEPAPSTPAPGLQDVDRLAATAADAGVRLEVQWHGRRRPLAPEIELAAYRVIQESVTNVVRHAGGAHCLVRVEYEEEELSIEITDDGHARATTNPRSGYGITGMRERIALLHGHFSSGPRTEGGFRVAARLPI; encoded by the coding sequence GTGCGACCCCGCCTCCTCACGCCTGCGGCCCTGCTGCGCCGGTTGTCGCCGGACCCGCTGACGGCACTCGGCTGGTGCGCCGTCCCCGTGTTCGCACTGATTCTGTACACCGAGATGCCTCAACCCACGCACCCGGTCTTCCTGCCGTCCGGTCACTTCGTTCACATCGGGCGCTGGGCCTTGGTGGGGCTGGCTCTGCTGATGGCATGGCCGGTCGGCTGGGGGAGTCGCCGACCGTTGCCGGTCCTCGCGGTGCTGCTGACCGAAGCGGTCATGGCCCGGGTGTGCGGGGACACGACGTGGCCCCTGTTCCTCGCGGCGGACGTGCTGGTCTTCTACACAGCCGTCACCCGTTCGCGTCGGGCCGCCGTCGCAGCGGTGGCCGGCGTGCTGGCCGTCTGGGCCCTGGTCGCGACGGCCCTCGTCCCGCGAGCGGCGGCCTTCGAGGTTCTCACCGGTCCGTGGTCGGTCCTCGTCGTGGCCACCGCCGTAGCTTGGCTCCTCGGCAGCTGGATCCGACTGCGGCAGGACCACGCCGAAGCCCTGCGAGCACAGGCCGCGACGCAGGCAGTCCAGGCCGAGCGGCTGCGGATCGCCCGGGAGATGCACGACACGGTGGCCCACAGCATCGGCGCCATCGCGATCCAGGCCGGTGCGGCGAAGCGGGCCGTCGACAGCCAACCGGACGGTGTGCGCGAGGCGCTGGGCATCATCGAGCAGACCAGCCGGGAGACGCTGACCGGGCTGCGGCGCATGCTCGGCGTCCTGCGCGAGGCCGAATCGGAACCGGCGCCGTCCACCCCGGCGCCGGGCTTGCAGGACGTCGACCGGTTGGCCGCGACGGCGGCGGACGCCGGAGTGCGGCTGGAGGTGCAGTGGCATGGCCGACGACGCCCGCTCGCCCCCGAGATCGAGCTCGCCGCCTACCGCGTCATCCAGGAGTCGGTGACCAACGTCGTACGTCACGCGGGCGGCGCCCACTGCCTCGTCCGCGTCGAGTACGAGGAGGAGGAGCTGTCCATCGAGATCACCGACGACGGACACGCAAGGGCGACCACGAACCCGCGCAGCGGCTACGGAATCACCGGAATGCGCGAGCGCATCGCCCTGCTTCACGGCCACTTCAGCTCCGGACCGCGGACCGAAGGCGGCTTCCGCGTCGCGGCTAGGCTGCCCATATGA
- a CDS encoding ABC transporter ATP-binding protein, translating into MIEINELTKRYGSVWAVDGLTFCVRPGHVTGFLGPNGAGKTTTMRMLLGLNAPTSGTATINGRRFQDFGTGLCHVGALLDAGDVHRGRTANAHLAALARSNGLPRRRVQEVLEMVGLGEAGRRRVGGFSLGMRQRLGIATALLGDPPVLLFDEPVNGLDPEGIRWARELFRRLAAEGRTVFVSSHLMSEMEHTADHLVVVGGGRLLADEPLADFAARATTAGVTVRTPDPAVLAERLLNAGASVLSQGRDVLTVTGLTAARINELAFTHRVLVHEVTAHDGTLEDAFMELTAASVQYRASATPARSKDR; encoded by the coding sequence GTGATCGAAATCAACGAGCTGACCAAGCGCTACGGCAGCGTATGGGCCGTCGACGGCCTGACCTTCTGCGTCCGGCCCGGGCACGTGACCGGGTTCCTCGGGCCCAATGGCGCCGGCAAGACCACCACGATGCGCATGCTTCTCGGCCTGAACGCCCCCACCAGTGGCACGGCCACCATCAACGGCCGTCGCTTCCAGGACTTCGGTACCGGCCTGTGCCACGTCGGCGCCCTGCTGGACGCGGGTGACGTCCACCGGGGGCGCACCGCGAACGCGCACCTGGCCGCACTGGCCCGCAGCAACGGCCTGCCCCGCCGCCGGGTCCAGGAGGTGCTGGAGATGGTGGGTCTGGGCGAGGCGGGCCGTCGGCGGGTCGGCGGGTTCTCGCTCGGCATGCGCCAACGCCTGGGAATCGCCACCGCCCTGCTCGGCGATCCCCCGGTGCTGCTCTTCGACGAACCGGTCAACGGCCTGGACCCCGAGGGCATCCGGTGGGCCCGCGAGCTGTTCCGCCGCCTGGCCGCCGAGGGACGTACCGTCTTCGTCTCCAGCCACCTGATGAGCGAGATGGAGCACACCGCCGACCACCTTGTCGTCGTCGGCGGCGGCAGGCTGCTCGCCGACGAGCCCCTCGCCGACTTTGCCGCCCGCGCCACCACCGCAGGCGTCACCGTGCGAACCCCCGACCCGGCTGTGCTGGCCGAGAGGCTGCTCAACGCGGGTGCCTCGGTGCTGTCGCAGGGCCGTGACGTCCTCACCGTCACCGGCCTCACCGCGGCCCGCATCAACGAACTCGCCTTCACCCACCGTGTCCTGGTCCACGAGGTCACCGCGCACGACGGAACGCTGGAGGACGCCTTCATGGAACTGACAGCCGCCAGCGTCCAGTACCGCGCCTCAGCCACGCCCGCAAGGAGCAAGGACCGATGA
- a CDS encoding ABC transporter permease — translation MTTLSTHPAAATRRGAAGPARWRDLLGAEWIKLWSLRSTSVVLGILLVFYLYLAYRAAQLAHDSYPTWPAFAKLDPDPAHDAFDFPKFLLLMATAGTIGSMTVAGEHASGLIRTTLIAVPARGRVMLAKVTVVSAVLAVLGLLIGIGCWGITLAVVSDRITGFSFSTPGIWRLIAGTTVMVPACGLIGMAAATLIRNTAGTVFAVLVFFLVGPLAVKAPLPLLSANQRADLGNTLPAYAWGRLAIMSHGHLVERVSSVPAAWISLSVWAVVSVAVTVTVLRHRDV, via the coding sequence ATGACCACCCTCTCGACGCATCCCGCGGCTGCCACTCGACGCGGCGCTGCCGGGCCTGCCCGTTGGCGCGATCTGCTCGGCGCCGAATGGATCAAACTCTGGTCGCTGCGCTCGACCTCCGTCGTGCTGGGCATCCTCCTCGTCTTCTACCTCTACCTGGCCTACCGCGCCGCCCAACTCGCCCACGACTCCTACCCGACGTGGCCCGCCTTCGCCAAGCTCGACCCCGACCCCGCGCACGACGCCTTCGACTTCCCGAAGTTCCTCCTGCTCATGGCCACCGCCGGCACGATCGGCTCGATGACCGTCGCCGGTGAACACGCGAGCGGACTGATCCGCACCACCCTCATCGCTGTGCCGGCCCGAGGCCGCGTGATGCTCGCCAAGGTCACGGTGGTGAGCGCCGTGCTGGCCGTCCTCGGCCTGCTCATCGGCATCGGGTGCTGGGGCATCACCCTGGCCGTCGTCTCGGACCGGATCACCGGCTTCTCCTTCAGCACCCCTGGCATCTGGCGTCTCATCGCAGGCACCACGGTCATGGTCCCGGCCTGCGGCCTGATCGGCATGGCCGCCGCCACGCTCATCCGCAACACGGCCGGCACCGTCTTCGCCGTCCTCGTCTTCTTCCTCGTCGGTCCGCTGGCCGTCAAGGCGCCCCTCCCCTTGCTGTCCGCCAACCAGCGGGCAGACCTGGGCAACACCCTTCCCGCGTATGCCTGGGGCCGCCTGGCCATCATGAGCCACGGGCACCTCGTCGAACGCGTCTCCTCCGTTCCGGCGGCCTGGATCTCGCTCAGCGTCTGGGCCGTCGTCTCGGTCGCCGTCACCGTGACGGTCCTGCGCCACCGCGACGTGTGA
- a CDS encoding ABC transporter permease, whose amino-acid sequence MATTTKPTTFAVGDELRGRFRDLLAAERIKLFSQRSAYVLLALAPVITVCGEWFTCSGVHLVGASAHAAYDPLRGSFNSGTWGLLMIGAGMLGVLAMSSEYSSGLIRTTFLAVPNRLRVVLAKAVVVASVTCVVGLITAIASCITARTILSGDQIGISISQPGVLQGFVASAAILPVCAVIGMAIGTLVRTSAAALFTAVLAPVLLGAVPSGSNRLTAALSNSAPQNAWNTLTSLGTAWDNVGPFPPTALQSWTALAFWPLLTLLAAVIVVRRRDV is encoded by the coding sequence ATGGCCACAACCACCAAACCGACGACATTCGCAGTCGGCGACGAACTCCGCGGCCGGTTCCGCGACCTGCTCGCCGCCGAGCGGATCAAGCTGTTCTCACAGCGCTCGGCCTACGTCCTGCTGGCGCTCGCTCCGGTGATCACCGTCTGCGGTGAGTGGTTCACCTGCTCGGGTGTCCACCTTGTCGGCGCGTCGGCGCATGCCGCTTACGATCCGCTGAGAGGCTCCTTCAACTCCGGCACGTGGGGCTTGCTCATGATCGGCGCCGGCATGCTCGGTGTCCTGGCCATGAGCAGCGAGTACTCCAGTGGACTGATCCGCACGACCTTCCTCGCCGTCCCGAACCGCCTGCGCGTCGTACTCGCCAAGGCGGTCGTCGTCGCGAGCGTCACGTGCGTCGTCGGCCTCATCACCGCGATCGCTTCGTGCATCACCGCCCGGACGATCCTGTCCGGCGACCAAATAGGCATCTCGATCAGTCAGCCCGGTGTCCTGCAAGGCTTCGTGGCATCCGCCGCAATCCTGCCGGTGTGCGCCGTCATCGGCATGGCCATCGGCACACTCGTCCGAACCTCCGCGGCTGCCCTGTTCACAGCCGTCCTGGCCCCGGTCCTGCTGGGCGCCGTACCTTCCGGCAGCAACCGGTTGACGGCCGCCCTGAGCAACTCGGCACCCCAGAACGCGTGGAACACCCTGACCAGCCTCGGCACCGCGTGGGACAACGTCGGTCCCTTCCCTCCCACGGCACTCCAGTCCTGGACCGCGCTCGCCTTCTGGCCGCTCCTCACGCTTCTCGCCGCCGTCATCGTCGTGCGCCGCCGTGACGTCTGA